CCATAAATTCCATTGTGTTATTTATATTAGATTTGGATCAGATTTTATCTGTGattaaaaactttataaaatCTGCTAAAAGAAGCATGTGGTCCATTCAATGTAATCAACTCCTTGGTGTTGCTTGTGTAACTGCAATTCGTGTTCATGGCAGCATAATATAACAACTCTTTAATCAGAAGATGTTCAAATGCTAGTTCCATGCAGCACGAGTGAGTACCTGAAGTGATTTATCTTATTAAGACTCTGTTCTCACATTGCAGAACATCGATGGAAGTCTTATGAGGAACTGCCAATTAATTGGAGTTTGGAAAGTCACTTTGGATTTCTACACAAATTAAGGATGCTATTGAGGTAGAAACCTCCATTTTGAATATGTTCTCCTTTTTCTATGTTGTTTTGCTGGGTGCTTGGTGAAAAGGGTGGCATTTAGATGGAAATTTATAGGTGTAATGTTCTTTCTCTATCTTCTTCAATTCTTTAATTGTtcttatacatatattttagaaatacGAGTTTCATTACTGCTGTACTAGCATCCAACGCATGCTTCCATGCCTTAGTactgtatatatttatttgcatTATTGGCGTTCCCTGCATCACGTCTACTGAAGTAAATTTTCTTGCTTTCTTGCAACAAAATATTTGATCCAAGCTTGACATGAAAGTTTCACTTATCGAGTTCTTGGCTTCTAGCTATGACACGAAATTATTTCCCTGGTCCTTAATTTTAAGGATTAGCTCGCAAGTGGTGATATTTGAAAGTTGAAGCTAAAGGCATCTAGTTTGTCACTTGGCTTTCCTCAGTCGTTGAACCATATGATATGGCATCTATTTGattattcattatatatttacaGTTCATCTTCGTTGTGTTCTTAGTTTAAGATTTCACACATTAACTAAAGGTGATTATGTGTGCTTATGAAAAGTTGGAGGGCTGTGGATTTAATTAAGAATTCAAGgtgaaacataaaaattaaattctgcaGTTTTAATAATACATATTGTGTTGTACGAGTAAATCACTAATTTAATCCTCGAAATTGTATATCATTGTCACTTTAGGTTTCGAaactaagaaaattttaagtctttgaatttttttaaagattttatttaaattcataaatttaatcattttttttttcatttggtcCTTAAACATATCGTTCTAGAGATCACCCTTACCTCTTTAAGCTGGCATCACTTCCCTCAAGCAATGCCAACTTGTGAGCAACTTTTCTAGAGGCCACCTTGGCCTCCGGGTTTCAAAGTTGGTTAAACTTCTCATCAATCATCTCAAACACTCCAGTTGTGGCATTATCAACTGGATGGTTCAATAATAAAAAGAGGTGTCATCACAACATCACCATCTTTGGAAATGGAAGAAGGGTCCATGCCATGGTGGTTGATGAGTGTGATTCCACAAGAGGGTGTGATGCTGAACATGATTTCCAGCCTCCATGCCCTAACAATGTTGTTGATGCCTTTAAAGCTGTTTTGTAAGGCTTTGGGTGTGCCAAAACGTGACTGGGGTCAATTAGACATTCACTGGTCCGATGCATGATACACACAATTAAATGTAAAGTAAAGCTTAATAAGGATGTGATCATACTTCTCTGTCACGTAAGAGAAGATTACTTGTACAATAATAAGGGGAATTCAAACCCATAGACAAAAAAAAGTGTTGAATCTTGTGTAGATTCAAGCTTATGTGTGTTTCGAGTTTCCATTAATAAAATTGTCCTTGTTGTTCTACACTTCTCTGGTTAAGTTATGAAATGTATCAATTATTTACACTACAGTtctcattataattatatatgtacgAGTTAAGTTTGTTGAAGAAATGGTAAATAAAGATTCAAAATCCACCTGCtagtttgtaaaataattgaaatcagGGAGATATGTAAATGCAATGTGATTCTATGCTATATCATCCTCATGTTGACTAGCAAATACTCACAGATATCTAGAAAgaaattttcatataattacAATACTCATCTCTAAATATTATAGCCTCGTTTTTTAAGGTGTGACAAATTGAGCCCAAAGATCATTTCCGTACTCCTATTAGAAATACAATTTTCTTAGTCACTTAGGAACTAAGACAGATCATTTAGCAGAGTCACGAGCCATTCAAGTATAGAACACAAGCTCACAAACGCTgattaattaacatgaaaacTACATTGGAGTTTACCAAACTAAGTATACAGTTGCACCAACGGTCAACACTTAATAAACAACACAAAGTGAGATAGCGCCAATGATTCTACAACCACTaccaaaaattaattcaaacacTGGCAGCAGCAGATAAGTTTTCAAGATTCTAGAACACACAAGAGTGTCCATTTACAGCATGCTGTCTGTGAGAGAAGGCAACCTACGGAAGAAATTCACCGGAGCAGGCGGCACCTTGCTCCGAAGCATGGGGTGCCTCATCAAGTAAAATCCAGTCAGAAGAATAGGCAGTTGGAAGGGTGTGACATACAACACTATAGCAGCCACAAAGCAGAATACCATGAACATGGCGGAGGCACGAGGATCACGCCAATTCACAAGAGCTTGGATCCTCTCTCCTTGAGTAGCTAAATCTCCTACAACACTCTGAATCCTCCCAGCCACAGTTCTTAACCGGTCGTACCTCCAACGTAGAATGTCAGGGCTCTTTGAGCTGGGGAATGTGTCAAATTCCTCATCAAGCTCATCTGGGGTCACCCCTTCTGCATAGGAGAGTCTGGTGTTCATGTGAGGAGGGCACCTCGGCCGGAACCTCCAATTCCACATGCTGATGACAAACATGTATAGAAATACAGTTGGCAGAATAAGTTCAGGGAAACATACAAGCATCAGAAAAAGAATGTGCACCAGCACTGTTGTTATAGGATGCTTCCATGTGGAAACTTCCCCTAACCATCGCACAACAGAGAGAATTCCAGAAAACACTGTCATCAGACGGTAGAAGTTTGCCTTGCTCCGCCTCATACTCCAAAGATGAGAATCTGTGTCACACATGTATTCAACTACCTCCTTTCTAAGTGGGGGTTCCGCCCTACTTAGTCGAGAAGCAACAACATTGACCGCTTGATGTCGCAGCTTTTCCTGTTCCATTAAGTTAAGTGGCCTTTTATAGTGCATTTTTGGCAAGTGAGGCTTGAAATACTGCTGCATCAAATCAACCATTGAGGAACAGGAGAATCTAATGGCCAAGTGCAGCTCACCCATCTTCTTGACACCTGAAGGATGTAGCACTGGTAATGGGTATGCATTTGTGTAAACACGGCCAGCTTCCAGGGTCGAGATCCGAATCCGAACTTTACCTATTTTTAGATCTTTGTTACCATCCGAATTATGAAGTTGTCCATTATCAAACACCCCCACAGTGAGAACTGTAGCTGGATCATAAACGTCCCAAGTGTACTGCTCATTGTATTTTGGACTAAGACTGTCACTAACGGTTCGAGTGCGAACCCACTTATGCCCATATTTTGCCACACAGTATGTATCTGTTGTCCCTCTTCCATCCCTGGTTTTCGTTGGATGAAGTCCATCAACACTTAGAATGCCAATTTCTAAAAGACCAATTGGCTTCTTCCAGAGCTGCTTTGATGTTGGTCTGAGATCACTACTATAATAAGTTGACCCATCAAAAACATGGTAACCACCATCAAGACAGACACTCAGGTGAATTctactaaaaaatttatctttctccttttttcctTGTTCCCCATCCATCACAGATGATATGGATTCTTCAAGGTGATACCACCTAGTGTGGATAAGTCTATCATCAGCTCGCTTGTCAGTTTGGTCTACAGGAATAATAACAGCTCCAATAGTCTCGTCTTTGTTGGGACCAACTCGATTTTCCACTGAAACAATCAGAGGTTCCTCAAAGGGTTCAGCAGCAACAAACATCAGCTCTTGATCCCAACGCAGAATCATGGTCCTTGATTGAACAGGTCTTGTCTTCAAAATCTGGTTACCGATCTGTAGCTTAACATAGGCATCATGGATTTGGGAATTCTCTGACACATGTAAGTCCTGAGCCTCAATCACTTTAACCCGTACATACCATAATCTTGGTGAATGGTAAACTTTTGATCTCATATGAGCATATGCAGACGAGGATATATCACCAGAGGAGAGAGCATCAGAATGCCAAGCATCAGGAAAAGCTTCATCAGCTTGTGTGCCAAACCATACAGCAAGCATCAACTCCCCTTTTTTCTTGTCCTTACCCTTGTCAATCCTATACCATTCAGGAGCCAATGGACTATTAGGTGGAACACGTCTAGGAACATCATGGAGATCAAACTTCACAGTGCCAATAATTTCATCAAGTAACATATTCTTGTCTTTGACCACAACTTCAAGCAAAGTTGACTGCTGATTTTCCCTTGCAAAGGCAAACACTTGATTCCATTCAGGATCTTGTGTTTTCTCGTAGTGTTTGGTAATTCCTTTGAAATTTCCAACCTTTACCTCCACATATGGATCAATGCTCCCAGTCAAACGAGCTCTTACAACTCGTACGAATAGGTATTGCATTGGTTCAACAAGGTCATAGGAGCTGGATGGCCTGTACCCGCGAATAACTCGCCCACCAACTACTTGTCCCCCTCCAAGAAAAGGGCTTGTCTCTTTGAGTGCATAATCCATTGGAGAGAAAGAACCTGGATATGCATGAAAAACTTTTGGAGGAGGCAGTCCAGATTTAGACTCATGCATCCCAGAGTCTTTATTTGTCTTTGCAGCAGCTGAAGGAGAAGATTTATGCTGTTTTTCTTCATTTGAATTTGGAAGGGTATGAAATGTGTGCTTTGTCTCATTTTTCTTCCGAGAAAAGACGTTCAGGATTGAATTAGTGAATGAAACTGGTGATTGATCTGGGGTTGAGTGTTGGACGGTGTCCACAGAGGGTTCCACATCATGAATAGGGTTTGAGGATTTTACTGAAGGGTCATCAGTGACATATACCTTCAAACCAAGTTCTCCTTTTATGCgggaaaaaacatttttcttttccagAGGGTAGTGCAAAACAACAGCATCAGCATATGGGACAAATGAGGGTTCAGTGAGGTGGACCTTACCCAGGAAAATTTTGGAATTACTTCTCTTGCTATAATGGTAGATACAGGCATCAAGAGTGAGATTCGGCAATTTGCTTGGATCAGTAACATTGAAGTAAAATTTCTCATTCCAAACAGGATTCAGATCTTTCTCTTTAGTTGTAGTCCGAAATTTCCAACCATCAAAGTGAAGTTCCACATAAGTACTACATGAGCCCtgtccatctttgggcataagGTCATGAGCACCCACAACTTCCACACCTAGCTTGAGGTTGCTCATTGCCAATAATTAATTAGCTTCCAGAAAcctgaaaagaaaggaagaaacaaGGTTTAAGATTATAATAGAATCAGATATAGATTTCAATACACTTACATGATCTAAGTAACTTCCTGGCCATTTCctctattaaattataaatgtaacTGTAATCAACTAGAGCATAAACActtttatattatctttatcaatagacaaaaaaaaaaggcagcATCATTGTAGTAATTAAAGattataaaatagtaaaatacgtGGCACTATATGGTTTGCTTTGGATGTAAAACTCCTAAACTTGTCAATGCATGAAAATCAAATGCTTGAAAGTTTTGCTTTAAATTCATGGACAAAAGAAgcatatcctttttttttttttgctcagcaaaaataatatatatattgcatagagtaccagaggtactaataGTACAAAAGGATATATATTGCATATCCTTAATCTAGCAATTTGCTGCTTTTGTTTCGTTATCAATATTCAGAGATAAATTCTAGCAATAGTACCAAATTCTCCCAAGTCCtaacaaagaaaaagcaataCACCAGGTGTAGAGTGTAGATCTTACTTTGACTAAAACATTACCACATTGATCAAGCTcaacttttcttgaaaacctTTGGGTTCCTATCATAAATCCAAAGTCAATCATTTGGAAGTTCACCAGCAAATACTTGAGTAAAAGTATTCTTATCAATTGATTTATTAATGAAAGGCATgatatattcaaattaatatttatttgccatttttttaatagtaaaatttgACAACCAAGGTCAAATACAAAATGAAATACGGCTAAGTCCATAAATTTTGGTGTGTGCGTGTGTAAAGGAAAGCAACAGGatttatttgttctttttatgcatggggttataaattattaatcagTTAGTTCCCGTCATAAATAAGACAAGATGTTGCATGATTCACCCCTCTGAAGTAAAAACAAAGAaacgaaaaataaaagagatggaTATCATTATCAAAAGCAAGTAGTAATTCTTAAAACACAAGCAAGAAAGAGAAAAGTTCCAAAAGTTTCAACTACCACTTCCACAATTGTGTTCTCCGTGATCAAGAAGCAAGTCAATAATGAAAACAAGccttaaatactttttattctactacgtattaaaaaaagtatttccaAGATTGCAAAAGAATATAATACAACATCATAGATTCATAGAACAGGGGAAAAGGACATGGATTCCTTGTACCACAGTACATAAGATCGTGTGATCTTCAGATActctgaagaaaatgaaaatcttaaatattaaaaacaaaatccaGTGATCACTGAATCACGAACCCCCAAGTGCTTATGTATTCTCATTCAAGttcctttttttgttgaaaaattttCAGACTTTCAGctgaaaaacaaacataagaCCTAATTAATTATCCAATATTTTGCAAAATTAAGGAtgaaaaaattagagaaaaaaaaaacttttgccACAAAGAAGAGAAGTTGATTCTCTGAGGAACCTTAcccaaattttcaattttttttccaggaaaaaagaaaacacaaggaCATCAATTTTCTGCTACAACAGtgtaataagaagaaaaaaatcccccccaaaaaataaaacaaaatcccTCTTCTACAAAATCCAACAGCAAATCATAAAAAACATTCCACAAATACCCAGAAAGAAAAAggcacataaaaataaaaataaaaacaaaacaaacccagaagaaagaaaaagagaaagaaacacaCCTGAAATTTTGATCTTTGGGACTTCACTTGAAAAGCTGAAGACCCAAAAGAgaaaaccacaaaaaaaaagtgagattgaGGTGAGGAAAAGAGGAGTTatgtgagaaataaaaaaagaggaagaggaaggagAAATGGGGTTTTAAAGAGAGAAATTGAAGTCAAGTAGCACACATAAATTGACATTGTAGAATGTCGGTTTCGTATTGTTCAGTAGTTGTAGCGGTGTTGGGTTGTGCCATCTCAGAACTCACACAACACGGTTTTATTGCAGTGTTGCTGTGGTTGGGTGAGTTCAGCTTTGGCCCCACCCTCTCCACTCACTGCTCATCAATGCAATTGCTTgcaaactctctctctctctctctctctatatatatatatatagatagatatatacaattttgagtttttttttgtcctGATTCATcttcaaatacaaaatatagattCTGGTAATATTCCTTTTCataaatctattttttctataaatttagTAACCAGAGTtgggattttgattttttatttttcagcataatatcttaataaaacatataatttatttgttatcctttcttttaatttttttaatcttaaagcaATTGatgtgttaaaattttaaagtataattaatttttttaattatatattaaaattttgtaatgtaATTTATCACTATTGGTgagatattaaataaatgttttttaatccAAAGACTAAAacgtcaattattttaaaatgaaaaaaaaattaaaaacatctaAAGATATGGGATGGAGATAATAATAGTTGTATACCACctcttagaaaaataatatttgtaaatcacattagattattaattaatggtTATAATTAATTGTGTGGAAAAAAATTGGCTTCAATGCTTTTTAATGAGA
This region of Glycine max cultivar Williams 82 chromosome 7, Glycine_max_v4.0, whole genome shotgun sequence genomic DNA includes:
- the LOC100800326 gene encoding FT-interacting protein 7: MSNLKLGVEVVGAHDLMPKDGQGSCSTYVELHFDGWKFRTTTKEKDLNPVWNEKFYFNVTDPSKLPNLTLDACIYHYSKRSNSKIFLGKVHLTEPSFVPYADAVVLHYPLEKKNVFSRIKGELGLKVYVTDDPSVKSSNPIHDVEPSVDTVQHSTPDQSPVSFTNSILNVFSRKKNETKHTFHTLPNSNEEKQHKSSPSAAAKTNKDSGMHESKSGLPPPKVFHAYPGSFSPMDYALKETSPFLGGGQVVGGRVIRGYRPSSSYDLVEPMQYLFVRVVRARLTGSIDPYVEVKVGNFKGITKHYEKTQDPEWNQVFAFARENQQSTLLEVVVKDKNMLLDEIIGTVKFDLHDVPRRVPPNSPLAPEWYRIDKGKDKKKGELMLAVWFGTQADEAFPDAWHSDALSSGDISSSAYAHMRSKVYHSPRLWYVRVKVIEAQDLHVSENSQIHDAYVKLQIGNQILKTRPVQSRTMILRWDQELMFVAAEPFEEPLIVSVENRVGPNKDETIGAVIIPVDQTDKRADDRLIHTRWYHLEESISSVMDGEQGKKEKDKFFSRIHLSVCLDGGYHVFDGSTYYSSDLRPTSKQLWKKPIGLLEIGILSVDGLHPTKTRDGRGTTDTYCVAKYGHKWVRTRTVSDSLSPKYNEQYTWDVYDPATVLTVGVFDNGQLHNSDGNKDLKIGKVRIRISTLEAGRVYTNAYPLPVLHPSGVKKMGELHLAIRFSCSSMVDLMQQYFKPHLPKMHYKRPLNLMEQEKLRHQAVNVVASRLSRAEPPLRKEVVEYMCDTDSHLWSMRRSKANFYRLMTVFSGILSVVRWLGEVSTWKHPITTVLVHILFLMLVCFPELILPTVFLYMFVISMWNWRFRPRCPPHMNTRLSYAEGVTPDELDEEFDTFPSSKSPDILRWRYDRLRTVAGRIQSVVGDLATQGERIQALVNWRDPRASAMFMVFCFVAAIVLYVTPFQLPILLTGFYLMRHPMLRSKVPPAPVNFFRRLPSLTDSML